The halophilic archaeon DL31 region GCACCGCGAGGGCCGTCCACGCAGCTCGTCGAATCATATTGACGAACTCCTTGTACGGCCACCACCAGAGGCGACGCCCGCCTCGGCGGGGCGTCGCCACATACTCGTAGTGAAGGTACCGCCAGACGTTCTGTAAGAGGAGACTCACCACCACGTACAGCAGCCGTACCGTTGGATCTCGTGTTGTCGTTGTCGCTATCGCTTGCTCAAACAAGCGATAGCTTGACTCGATACCGAAGCGTTTCGAGTAGTGGTATCGAGCGTCCCGTGGTGAGTCGATGAACGGCGCGTCAGCGGCGTAGCCGTGACGCGCCACACCGTTCTCGTCATACTTCCCATTTAGGTACGTACAGTCGATGTAGACGGGAAAATCGACGGTCCAGCTGTGACCGTCGAGTTTCCCCGTCAGATCATGCTGAATGACGCGACTCCATCCTTCCGAGAGCTCTTGCTGAATCGCCTCACCCCACCGGATGATCGGGATCACGTACGCGTAATTGTGCGCCTGAAGCAGCGTGAGACACTTACTGTCGTAGAATCCGCGATCAAGGTAGACGGCCTTGACCCCGGCGTCAAGGCCGTCGAGGACACCGAAGAACTCAGCGAGGACACTACTTGCGGTATCGCCGTCTTTGAGACGGCGT contains the following coding sequences:
- a CDS encoding transposase (ISH3) (KEGG: hla:Hlac_3628 transposase (ISH3)), coding for MSKTKQADGEIHEDQLLNFLVNRLDEEVSLSLANNAEITAEDIYEVLVGACADGTSVSTLCASSQNSPAGNTVLYHLRTKFEPERLERVANTLLRKDLDELLPEQVEVCADLHLRPYYGDEDDTDGLYHSVAKRGTTAFHAYATLYARVKNKRYTLAVRRLKDGDTASSVLAEFFGVLDGLDAGVKAVYLDRGFYDSKCLTLLQAHNYAYVIPIIRWGEAIQQELSEGWSRVIQHDLTGKLDGHSWTVDFPVYIDCTYLNGKYDENGVARHGYAADAPFIDSPRDARYHYSKRFGIESSYRLFEQAIATTTTRDPTVRLLYVVVSLLLQNVWRYLHYEYVATPRRGGRRLWWWPYKEFVNMIRRAAWTALAVRRAVPANRPPDDRFHR